A stretch of the Macaca mulatta isolate MMU2019108-1 chromosome 14, T2T-MMU8v2.0, whole genome shotgun sequence genome encodes the following:
- the ARFGAP2 gene encoding ADP-ribosylation factor GTPase-activating protein 2 isoform X7: protein MYREKIRQLGSAALARHGTDLWIDNISSAVPNHSPEKKDSDFFTEHTQPPAWDAPATEPSGTQQPAPSAESSGLAQPEHGPNTDLLGTSPKASLESMYLSAKGALPARELKSSIIGKKKPAAAKKGLGAKKGLGAQKVSSQSFSEIERQAQVAEKLREQQAADAKKQAEESMVASMRLAYQELQIDRKKEEKKLQNLEGKKREQAERLGMGLVSRSSVSHSVLSEMQVIEQETPVSAKSSRSQLDLFDDVGTFASGPPKYKDNPFSLGESFGSRWDTDAAWGMDRVEEREPEVAISSIRPVSERATNRREVESRSSGLESSEARQKFAGAKAISSDMFFGREMDAEYEARSRLQQLSGSNAISSSDLFGDMDGAHGAGSVSLGNVLPTADIAQFKQGVKSVAGKMAVLANGVMNSLQDRYGSY from the exons ATGTACCGGGAGAAGATCCGGCAGCTGGGGAGTGCGGCCCTGGCTAGGCACGGCACTGAT CTTTGGATAGACAACATAAGTAGTGCCGTTCCTAATCACTCCCCGGAGAAGAAGGACTCTGATTTCTTCACAGAACACACTCAA CCTCCTGCCTGGGATGCGCCAGCCACTGAGCCTTCAGGGACTCAACAGCCAGCCCCGTCTGCAGAGAGCAGTGGCCTGGCAC AGCCGGAGCATGGTCCCAACACAGACCTGCTTGGCACCTCACCCAAAGCCTCACTGG AGTCCATGTATCTGTCAGCTAAAGGGGCCCTTCCTGCCAGAG AACTGAAAAGCTCCATCATTGGCAAGAAGAAGCCAGCAGCAGCTAAGAAAGGG CTGGGTGCCAAGAAAGGCCTCGGGGCCCAGAAGGTGAGCAGCCAGAGCTTCAGTGAGATTGAGCGGCAGGCCCAGGTAGCAGAGAAGCTCCGTGAGCAGCAGGCAGCCGATGCCAAGAAGCAGGCGGAGGAGTCCAT GGTCGCCTCCATGCGTCTGGCCTACCAGGAGCTCCAGATTGATCgtaagaaagaggagaagaagcTACAGAATCTGGAAGGGAAGAAGCGAGAGCAGGCAGAGAGGTTGGGCATGGGCTTGGTATCCCGAAG CTCTGTCTCCCACTCCGTGCTGTCTGAGATGCAGGTGATCGAGCAGGAAACCCCAGTGAGTGCAAAATCTTCTCGCTCTCAGCTGGACTTGTTTGACGATGTTGGTACTTTCGCCTCTGGACCCCCAAA GTACAAGGACAACCCCttttccttaggggaaagctttGGTTCCCGCTGGGATACAGATGCTGCCTGGGGTATGGACAGGGTAGAGGAGAGGGAGCCAGAAGTGGCCATCTCAAGCATCCGGCCTGTTTCAGAAAG GGCCACAAACCGGAGGGAAGTGGAGAGCCGGAGCTCAGGCCTCGAGTCTAGTGAGGCACGTCAGAAATTCGCAGGAGCCAAAGCCATCTCATCTGACATGTTCTTTGGGCGGGAGATGGATGCGGAG TATGAGGCCAGGTCTCGGCTGCAGCAGCTCTCAGGCAGCAATGCCATCAGCTCTTCAGACCTCTTtggggacatggatggagctcaCGGAGCAG GAAGTGTATCTCTGGGGAACGTGCTGCCTACAGCGGACATTGCCCAGTTTAAGCAGGGTGTCAAGTCTGTGGCCGGGAAAATGGCTGTGCTGGCCAATGGTGTGATGAATTCCTTGCag GATCGCTACGGTTCCTACTGA